Below is a genomic region from Saccopteryx bilineata isolate mSacBil1 chromosome 8, mSacBil1_pri_phased_curated, whole genome shotgun sequence.
ACTTCAGATCATCGCTATATCACTCACAATACCTAATACAATGCAAATACTATGTAGTTGTTATACTATATTGTTTaggaaataatgacaagaaaaaagtcTGTATGTGTTCAGTACAGATATAAAGGCATAACTACATAATACGTGTCAGCAGCAAATAacattcctccccccaccccagtgttTCCGATCTGGGGTTGGTTGAACTTGTAGATGCGGAACCGCAGATACGGGCCCCCGGTATGTTGTGGCCCGTGGCAAGCACTGAATAAACACCCAGTTACTGTTACAGCTGTATTCCTTATTCGCCGAGGCGGCATAGCCTGGCCCTGCTCCAGTCCCTTCGCTCTCCTGGCAGACGGTGAGGGTGACAGCTCTGAGAGTCCTTGGGTCTAAAATAATCAGTTTCTTGATGTTTTTCAGGATGAAGATGATCTGGCCAGCACCTTGATATGGCCTGAGATTCAACAGGAGTTGAAAATCATTGAATCTGAGGAGGAGCTGTCCTCGCTGCCACCGCCTGCTCTAAAGACGAGCCAGACTCAGCCCATTCTCGAGTCAGGTCCAAGGCCTTCTGCTCCCCCAGAGCCTGCTGGCAATTTGCCTTGTGTCTCTACCCCAGCTCCAGTCTCCGCCCCGCTGGAGGATTCAGCCACACAGAGCCCACAGGGGGCTCCCACAGCAGCCAACAGAGAAAAGGTGGAGGCAACCAGCAGCCTCCGTAGATCTGAGACTGAAAAAGGCCAGCGCCCAGACCCCACCAGCCTGGCTCCTCTGGAAATTCTTCCATTTGAGACGGCTTCTCCACAAGCAAGGGTGGAGGTGGGAGACCCAGGAAACCTGTCTCCTCTGAGTCTGCCTGCTCCACCCCCTCCAACTCCTCTGGAGGAGGCGCCCGAAGGCCAGATACCGAGGGATGGTCCTGAGAGGGAAGACTCATCAAAGAAATTGAGGACAAATCCAGGTGTGGACCAGCTGACGTCCAAAGGCAGTCCAGGGACCCCCAGTCTTTGTCAGGGAGACAAGGCCTCTCTGGGACAAAGTGAGACACAGAAGTCAAAGAATGCTGCTCCTGATGGAAGAGGCCCTGGTTTGCCAAGCCCGACTAGGGCGGTTGAGGTCCCCccacagggagaggaggaggtggccCATTCAGTACAGGAGCCCTCAGACTGTGACGAAGACGACGCTGTGACAGACATTGCCCAGCATGGCCTGGAGATGGTGGAGCCGTGGGAGGAGCCCCAGTGGGTGACCAGTCCCCTTCATTCCCCTACCCTGAAAAGTGTGCAAGAGGCCCAGGCACAGGGCCCTCAGGGGCACCAGCTGGAGAAGAGGCTTTGCCACAGGCCTAGCCTTCGTCAGAGCCATTCCCTGGACAGCAGAACCACGGCGGAGAGCCAGTGGACGCTCAAGGGCCCCGCCTCCAGCAGCTGCGCTAATCTGGAGGCAGAGCGGACTTCCGATGCCCTGCAGCCCCCGGCACCCAGGAGAGACATCACTGGATGGGGTGAGAAAGCCCTGAGACCCTTTAGCGAGTCGTCTGGCCCGAAAGGGACGGAGGCTCTTCCCAGCCAGAAGGGACCAGGTGGTTTGCAGCCCAAACCGGCAGAAACCGGCCCTGTCGGCCTAGCAGAGGGAGAGGAACTGGGGACACGCCTGGGACACTGTGACCCTCGGATTGAGCAAGATAGTGTTCCCAGAGCGGAGAGCGGCAACGAGAGCTCGCCCGGCCTGCAGGGCGGCACGGCGCCCGGAGAGCACCCCCCGGCGTTGCAGCGGAGGAGCGCCGAGTGCGGGCCCCCGAAAGGGAGAAACAGGCCGTCTTCCCTCAACCTGGACTCCGCCATTCCCACCACTGACCTCTTCCGGTTTGAGAGCGCGGCCTCGTTTGGCTCACCCGGAACGCGGCGCTCGGAGCCGGAGGATTCAGAGGGCACACGGGTAACCTCGTCTCACTGCCAAGGGGACCCCTGGAGCGGTTCCCCCCAGGACCCTCCGGACCTGGAGGCTGTAGCTCACGCCCTGACGGGCCGCCGTAACTCCGCTCCCGTCAGCGTGTCGGCTGTGAGAACCTCCTTCATGGTCAAAATGTGCCAGGCCAGGGCCGTCCCCGTCATCCCCCCCAAGATTCAGTACACGCAGATCCCACGGCCGCTGCCCTCGCAGAGCCCCGGGGAGGGCGGCGCCCCGCCTCCGGAGAGGAGCCAGGAGGGACCCGGCTCGGCCGGAGACACCTCCTGGAAACCTGCCGAAGACGATCCTCTCTCCTCCGCGGAAAGTCCAAAGGAAGAGAAGCCAAAGCAGGATGCAGGAGGCGCGGAGGCTCCGCCGGCGGATGCCTCTGCGTCCCGTCCGTGTGAGGGACCCGCCCGTTCTCCAGAACCAGGTTTGGCCAGCCCGCTGCCCACCCAGGATGCAGGCGTGCAGTGCCGGAAACGCACATCAGAGACAGAACCTTCTGGGGACAACCTTCTTTCTTCAAAAATAGAGCGACCCTCAGGGGGTTCTAAGCCTTTCCACAGGTCGAGGCCAGGAAGACCTCAGAGCCTAATCTTATTCAGCCCTCCTTTCCCCATCATGGACCATCCACCTCCTTCTTCCACAGTGACAGATTCCAAGGTCCTGCTGTCCCCTATCCGAAGTCCCACCCAGACAGTGTCCCCTGGCCTTCTTTGTGGGGAGTTGGCAGAAAACACGTGGGTCACACCAGAAGGGGTTACACTGAGGAATAAAATGACCATTCCTAAGAATGGCCAGAGACTGGAGACCTCCACCAGCTGCTTTTACCAGCCCCAGCGGAGATCAGTGATTCTGGATGGAAGAAGTGCGAGGCAGATAGAGTGATGTCAGTGCATCTGCTGGTGGCTGAGAAAATGCCACGATTCCTCTGGAACTGGTTTCGGGGCCAACTTCCCCGTAGTGCAGACGCAGGTTAGCCAAGTGCGGGCTTATTTCTGGCCGCTTGTCTTCCTCCAGCAGGGTGGTCATTTATTAATGAGGAAGAAGATGACATGCCTGCCTGCAGTGAGATCCTGGGCTGTGAGTTGCATTACTACTCCCCCATGGCTATTATCTGGACTGCAGCAAGCTGGttgtgataagaacttttgaAAGAGAGATCCCTTGTTTGTGTTGAAAAATGTTGCAACTGAGGTTTGAGGGCCTCCTCCTCATGCTCTTTAAAGCTCTTTGAAGCATGTGTAAAAGTGCACTATCCAGGATAGAAGCAGATTTGGAAAAGCAAACTAGCGTACCCTTAGATCTCCCAGTGGGTGGATTTCCTCTGGCCTTTTCCCTGGGATCCCTGCAGACCTGCCCGAGATGGCACCAGACACCAGCATAGAAAATCAGAACCCATACTCAAGAGCAAACTCAGAGACTAGCACAATCTAAGAAGACTTCCTGGCTCTGGCTTTTATTAATTTGGGATTCCAACTGCCACTATTTTTTGATCTCTGACTTAGGAATCCAATAGGTGGGCCAGGTGGGGGCTGAAGTGAGGGTTACCCCAGTGAAATGTGTAGGATCTTCTTTTAGGCGTGCAATAGTGAAGCGATCTGCTTTCATTCCAGTATCGCAGTCCACAAACAGGATGTCATATAGAGGAAAATCTTGCCCATAGACAGAACTACACTCCAAACTGAACGTGTTTAAACTGGTGGGGCATTAGCACAAGACACCTCGAGCTCAGCTTGCTCTCCTTCACACTGGGCTGGGGCAGGAGTGTAGGAGGAGATAAGGCAGAGCccgaggaggggtggggaagagccCCAGCCGGTGGCCACCCCTGCCACTTGATGACAGCTGC
It encodes:
- the ARHGAP31 gene encoding rho GTPase-activating protein 31, translated to MKNKGAKQKLKRKGATSAFGCDLTEYLESSGQDVPYVLKSCAEFIETHGIVDGIYRLSGVTSNIQRLRQEFGSDQCPDLTREVYLQDIHCVGSLCKLYFRELPNPLLTYELYEKFTEAVSRCPEEGQLARIQNVIQELPPSHYRTLEYLIQHLARIASFSSKTNMHARNLALVWAPNLLRSKEIEATGCNGDAAFLAVRVQQVVIEFILNHVDQIFNNGAPRSLENDENRPIMKSLTLPALSLPMKLVSLEEAQARSLATNHAARKERRENSLPEIVPPMGTLFHTVLELPDNKRKLSSKSKKWKSIFNLGRSGSDSKSKLSRNGSVFVRGQRLSVEKATIRPAKSMDSLCSVPVEGKETKGSFNRTVTTGGFFIPAAKMHATSTGSSCDLSKQEGDWGPQGMPAGAEGGFDVSSDRSQLQSTQARPPPEQLKVFRPVEDPESEQTAPKMLGMFYTSNDSPSKSVFTSSYFQMEPSPRHQRRALNISEPFAVSVPLRVSAVISTNSTPCRTPPKELQSLSSLEEFSFQGSEGGGWPEEEKPPGAEISTASVPKKVALEDAKPGPEAVRTAECSKGLSPEPRTHTEEKKPSELSLRCQHSDDLEKRPGAEKVVEEGGEAGRVEPSALQECPRLREEVVFLHEMDEDDLASTLIWPEIQQELKIIESEEELSSLPPPALKTSQTQPILESGPRPSAPPEPAGNLPCVSTPAPVSAPLEDSATQSPQGAPTAANREKVEATSSLRRSETEKGQRPDPTSLAPLEILPFETASPQARVEVGDPGNLSPLSLPAPPPPTPLEEAPEGQIPRDGPEREDSSKKLRTNPGVDQLTSKGSPGTPSLCQGDKASLGQSETQKSKNAAPDGRGPGLPSPTRAVEVPPQGEEEVAHSVQEPSDCDEDDAVTDIAQHGLEMVEPWEEPQWVTSPLHSPTLKSVQEAQAQGPQGHQLEKRLCHRPSLRQSHSLDSRTTAESQWTLKGPASSSCANLEAERTSDALQPPAPRRDITGWGEKALRPFSESSGPKGTEALPSQKGPGGLQPKPAETGPVGLAEGEELGTRLGHCDPRIEQDSVPRAESGNESSPGLQGGTAPGEHPPALQRRSAECGPPKGRNRPSSLNLDSAIPTTDLFRFESAASFGSPGTRRSEPEDSEGTRVTSSHCQGDPWSGSPQDPPDLEAVAHALTGRRNSAPVSVSAVRTSFMVKMCQARAVPVIPPKIQYTQIPRPLPSQSPGEGGAPPPERSQEGPGSAGDTSWKPAEDDPLSSAESPKEEKPKQDAGGAEAPPADASASRPCEGPARSPEPGLASPLPTQDAGVQCRKRTSETEPSGDNLLSSKIERPSGGSKPFHRSRPGRPQSLILFSPPFPIMDHPPPSSTVTDSKVLLSPIRSPTQTVSPGLLCGELAENTWVTPEGVTLRNKMTIPKNGQRLETSTSCFYQPQRRSVILDGRSARQIE